In Vicinamibacteria bacterium, the following proteins share a genomic window:
- a CDS encoding phosphopentomutase: MAGSKPGTGPFRRAVVIVCDGLGVGAAPDAAAFGDDGADTLGHVLASRSVRIPNLTALGLGNLTPTFKGARYPRPLGAFGKMAEGSAGKDTTSGHWEMAGVLTTVPFRTYPHGFPPEVVRPFEERIGRKVLGNRAASGTEILKDLGEEHLRTGSPILYTSGDSVFQVAAHEEVVPLPELYRICRIGYEIACLGHGVCRVIARPFLGKTRDDFKRTSNRRDFPVPPPGETLLDRLSARGVAVHGVGKIGDIFSGRGLTTDVHTRSDADGIDRTLEALGTAEGGLIFTNLVDFDTLYGHRNDVAGYAANLEALDVRLPDLREALGPDDVLLFTGDHGCDPSDTSTDHTREHVPVLVVGARVREGVNLGVRATFADLGATLADNFGVAPLAAGTSFLTDLLGVSA; the protein is encoded by the coding sequence ATGGCCGGGAGCAAGCCGGGCACGGGGCCGTTCCGCAGAGCGGTGGTGATCGTGTGCGACGGCCTCGGGGTGGGGGCGGCCCCCGACGCAGCGGCCTTCGGGGACGACGGGGCCGATACCCTCGGCCACGTGCTCGCCTCCCGTTCCGTCCGCATCCCGAACCTCACCGCCCTCGGCCTCGGGAACCTGACCCCGACCTTCAAGGGGGCGCGCTATCCGCGACCGCTGGGGGCCTTCGGCAAGATGGCCGAGGGCAGCGCGGGCAAGGACACGACCAGCGGCCACTGGGAGATGGCGGGTGTCCTGACCACCGTTCCCTTCCGCACCTACCCGCACGGCTTTCCCCCCGAGGTCGTGCGGCCCTTCGAGGAGCGGATCGGCCGCAAGGTGCTCGGCAACCGCGCGGCCTCGGGTACCGAGATCCTGAAGGACCTCGGGGAGGAGCACTTGCGCACGGGCTCGCCCATCCTCTACACCTCGGGGGACAGCGTGTTCCAGGTGGCTGCGCACGAGGAGGTCGTCCCCCTCCCGGAGCTCTACCGGATCTGCCGCATAGGCTACGAGATCGCCTGCCTGGGCCACGGGGTGTGCCGGGTGATCGCCCGGCCTTTCCTGGGGAAGACGCGCGACGACTTCAAGCGCACGTCCAACCGGCGGGACTTTCCGGTGCCGCCCCCCGGGGAGACGCTCCTCGACCGCCTCTCCGCGCGGGGAGTGGCCGTACACGGTGTAGGCAAGATCGGGGACATCTTCTCCGGACGCGGCCTCACCACCGACGTCCACACTCGGTCCGACGCGGATGGGATCGACCGGACGCTGGAGGCCCTGGGCACGGCAGAGGGGGGGCTCATCTTCACCAACCTGGTGGACTTCGACACCCTCTATGGCCACCGCAATGACGTGGCGGGATACGCGGCCAACCTGGAGGCCCTCGATGTCCGGCTCCCCGATCTGCGGGAGGCGCTGGGCCCCGACGACGTGCTCCTGTTCACGGGCGACCACGGCTGCGACCCCTCGGACACCTCCACCGACCACACCCGTGAGCATGTCCCCGTTCTGGTCGTCGGAGCCCGGGTGCGGGAGGGGGTGAACCTCGGTGTGCGGGCGACGTTCGCGGACTTGGGGGCCACCTTGGCGGACAACTTCGGAGTCGCCCCCCTGGCCGCGGGCACCTCTTTCCTGACGGACCTTCTGGGGGTAAGTGCTTGA
- the miaA gene encoding tRNA (adenosine(37)-N6)-dimethylallyltransferase MiaA has translation MLPRLIAVVGPTGAGKSALALRLARERGGEIVSCDSLQVYRGLDIGSAKASLEERRSVPHHLLDVVDPDEEFSAAEYARRGRAALLDITRRGRLPIVAGGTGLYLRALLQGLFVGPSRDLALRRRLEAIAERYGEARLHRLLARVDPEAAARLPVGDRLRVVRALEVFRATGRPISEHHRGAGEPLGGFVSFLVGITPARPALRLAVEQRTRDMFARGLLDEVRGLLARGYAPELRPLRAIGYRQALALLGGQLARAEAERDIVSDTLRLAKRQMTWFRHQASVAWCPDLDSAYAAAVAWLDRAEG, from the coding sequence GTGTTGCCGCGGCTGATCGCGGTGGTCGGGCCCACGGGGGCGGGCAAGAGCGCCCTCGCCCTGCGCCTGGCCCGGGAACGCGGGGGCGAGATCGTCTCCTGCGATAGCCTCCAGGTCTACCGCGGTCTGGACATCGGCAGCGCCAAGGCCAGCCTCGAGGAGCGGCGCTCCGTGCCCCATCATCTCCTGGACGTGGTGGACCCCGACGAGGAGTTCTCGGCCGCGGAGTACGCCCGCCGGGGGCGGGCCGCGCTCCTCGACATCACGCGGCGGGGGCGGTTGCCGATCGTGGCGGGGGGCACGGGTCTCTATCTCCGGGCGCTGCTCCAGGGCCTCTTCGTGGGGCCCTCCCGAGACCTCGCCCTGCGGCGGAGGCTGGAGGCGATCGCGGAGCGCTACGGGGAGGCCCGGCTCCACCGCCTGCTGGCCCGGGTAGACCCGGAAGCGGCGGCCCGGCTACCGGTGGGGGATCGCCTGCGCGTGGTGCGAGCCCTGGAGGTTTTCCGGGCCACCGGCCGACCGATCTCCGAGCACCACCGCGGTGCCGGCGAGCCCCTGGGCGGCTTCGTCTCCTTCCTGGTCGGGATCACGCCCGCACGCCCGGCCCTGCGCCTGGCCGTGGAGCAGCGCACGCGCGACATGTTCGCCCGCGGCCTGCTCGATGAGGTCAGGGGCCTCCTGGCCCGTGGCTACGCCCCCGAGCTGCGGCCGCTGCGGGCCATCGGATACCGGCAGGCGCTGGCCCTCCTGGGGGGCCAACTTGCGCGGGCCGAGGCCGAGCGTGATATCGTCTCCGACACTCTGCGGCTCGCTAAGCGGCAGATGACCTGGTTCCGCCACCAGGCTTCGGTGGCCTGGTGTCCCGACCTCGATAGCGCCTACGCGGCTGCGGTGGCCTGGCTGGACCGGGCGGAGGGGTGA
- a CDS encoding DUF4388 domain-containing protein encodes MTTTLPKRFEPFVVPGGLRGQLTQLPLPDILEQLRLSKNTGILSLVSGGARKAIYLKDGRVVFGSSNLPNDRLGEILIRDGKITVEEYETSIKAISKGKRQGKVLVEMGALSPKDLWEGVQFQVQEIVSSLFQWDEGQFHFEESSLPEKERITVDLDIQRLILAGLRRVDANGAIQGRYPEGLLVLEPDNLLPESALESYELHVLALVDGERSVLDICHESEIGDNETLKVLYALLSTGIVRAKGRKVHTLDQDFVPADTLYSVLTSFNQMYGFIFRYMVREVGPIAENVLEKYLGGLREARKEVFGGVKLQKDGSLDAAVVERNLNKLPEEERRALLVDALNELLYAELLAVKRTLGAEHESTIIKAFRER; translated from the coding sequence ATGACCACGACACTCCCGAAGCGGTTTGAGCCATTCGTCGTGCCCGGGGGTCTACGGGGGCAGCTCACGCAGCTCCCGCTTCCCGACATCCTCGAACAGCTGCGCCTCTCGAAGAACACCGGGATCCTCTCCCTGGTCTCGGGCGGCGCGCGCAAGGCCATTTACCTCAAGGACGGGCGGGTGGTGTTCGGCTCCAGTAACCTGCCCAACGACCGGCTGGGCGAGATCCTGATCCGGGATGGAAAGATCACGGTGGAGGAGTACGAGACTTCGATCAAGGCCATCTCCAAGGGGAAGCGCCAGGGCAAGGTGCTGGTGGAGATGGGAGCGCTCTCCCCCAAGGACCTCTGGGAGGGCGTGCAGTTTCAGGTCCAGGAGATCGTTTCCAGCCTCTTCCAGTGGGACGAGGGGCAATTCCACTTCGAGGAGTCCAGCCTCCCCGAGAAGGAGCGCATCACTGTCGACCTCGACATCCAGCGCCTGATCCTGGCCGGGCTCCGCCGGGTGGACGCGAACGGCGCCATCCAGGGCCGCTACCCCGAGGGCCTGCTGGTGCTGGAGCCGGACAACCTCCTGCCCGAGAGCGCCCTCGAGTCCTACGAGTTGCACGTGCTGGCCCTGGTGGACGGCGAACGCAGCGTGCTCGACATTTGCCACGAGAGCGAAATCGGCGACAACGAGACGCTGAAGGTCCTCTATGCCCTGCTCAGCACGGGGATCGTCCGCGCCAAGGGCAGGAAGGTCCACACCCTCGACCAGGATTTCGTCCCCGCGGACACCCTCTATTCCGTGCTCACCTCCTTCAACCAGATGTACGGCTTCATCTTCCGGTACATGGTGCGGGAGGTTGGCCCCATCGCCGAGAACGTCCTCGAGAAATACTTGGGGGGCCTTCGGGAGGCACGCAAGGAGGTCTTCGGGGGGGTGAAGCTCCAGAAGGACGGCTCCCTCGATGCGGCGGTGGTGGAGCGGAACCTGAACAAGCTGCCAGAAGAGGAGCGACGGGCCCTCCTCGTGGACGCCCTGAACGAGCTGCTCTATGCCGAGCTCTTGGCCGTGAAGCGCACCCTCGGGGCCGAACACGAGAGCACGATCATCAAGGCCTTCCGCGAGCGTTGA